In Peromyscus maniculatus bairdii isolate BWxNUB_F1_BW_parent chromosome 21, HU_Pman_BW_mat_3.1, whole genome shotgun sequence, one DNA window encodes the following:
- the LOC102922255 gene encoding vacuolar protein sorting-associated protein 52 homolog isoform X1: MRGTPGRLDSHPKFPSNIGASNKCLFPVHIQANLEDELVKEALRMGVDLRHYSKQVELELQQIEQKSIRDYIQESENIASLHNQITACDAVLERMEQMLGAFQSDLSSISSEIRTLQEQSGAMNIRLRNRQAVRGRLGELVDGLVVPSTLVTAILEAPVTEARILEQLQELDAKAAAVREQEARGTAACADVRGVLDRLRVKGKSPQLHGLFVPHIYAVTKIHEFILQKIYSFRKPMTNYQIPQTALLKYRFFYQFLLGNERATAKEIRDEYVETLSKIYLSYFRSYLGRLMKVQYEEVAEKDDLMGVEDTAKKGFFSKPSLRSRNTIFTLGTRGAVISPTELEAPILVPHTAQRGEQRYPFEALFRSQHYALLDNSCREYLFICEFFVVSGPAAHDLFHAVMGPTLAMTLKHLESYLADCYDAIAVFLCIHIVLRFHNIAAKRDVPALDRYWEQVLALLWPRFELILEMNVQSVRSTDPQRLGGLDTRPHYITRRYAEFSSALVSINQTIPNERTLQLLGQLQVEVENFVLRVAAEFSSRKEQLVFLINNYDMMLGVLMERAAEDSKEVESFQQLLNARTQEFIEELLSPPFGGLVAFVKEAEGLIERGQADRLRGEEARVTQLIRGFGSSWKASVESLSQDVMRSFTNFRNGTSIIQGALTQLIQLYHRFHRVLAQPQLRALPARAELINIHHLMVELKKHKPNF, from the exons ATGAGAGGGACACCAGgccgcctggacagtcacccaaagttcccctctaacattggggcatccaataAATGTCTCTTTCCAGTTCACATCCAGGCAAATCTGGAGGATGAACTGGTGAAGGAGGCTCTCAGAATG GGTGTGGATCTGCGACACTATTCGAAGCaggtggagctggagctgcagcagATTGAGCAGAAATCGATCCGGGACT ACATCCAAGAGAGTGAGAACATAGCGTCTCTGCACAATCAGATCACAGCCTGCGATGCTGTCCTGGAG CGCATGGAGCAGATGTTGGGAGCTTTTCAGAGTGACCTCAGCTCCATCAGCTCTGAGATCCGGACCCTGCAGGAGCAGTCAGGAGCCATGAACATCCGACTTCGTAACCGACAGGCAGTTCGGGGGAGACTTGGGGAACTTGTAGATGGCCTAGTGGTGCCCTCCACTCTGGTCAC AGCAATTCTGGAAGCTCCAGTGACAGAGGCCAGGATCctggagcagctgcaggagctggacgCCAAGGCAGCCGCAGTCAGGGagcaggaggccagaggcacAGCTGCCTGTGCAGATGTCAGAGGCGTGCTGGACCGGCTCCGGGTCAAG GGTAAAAGCCCGCAACTTCATGGCCTGTTTGTCCCCCACATCTATGCAGTGACAAAGATCCACGAGTTCATCCTCCAGAAGATTTATTCGTTCAGAAAGCCCATGACCAACTATCAGATCCCCCAGACAGCCCTGCTGAAGTACAG GTTTTTCTATCAGTTCCTGTTGGGCAACGAGCGAGCAACAGCCAAGGAGATCAGGGATGAATACGTGGAGACGCTGAGCAAGATCTACCTGTCTTATTTCCGCTCCTACCTGGGGCGGCTCATGAAAGTGCAG TACGAGGAAGTTGCCGAGAAAGACGATCTAATGGGTGTGGAAGACACAGCAAAGAAAG GATTCTTCTCGAAGCCGTCCCTCCGAAGCAGGAACACCATCTTCACCCTGGGGACCCGGGGTGCTGTCATCTCCCCCACTGAACTCGAGGCCCCCATCCTGGTGCCCCACACTGCCCAGCGTGGAGAGCAGAGG TATCCGTTCGAGGCTCTCTTCCGCAGTCAGCACTACGCCCTCCTCGACAATTCCTGCCGTGAATATCTTTTCATCTGTGAATTCTTTGTTGTATCTGGCCCAGCTGCTCATGACCTGTTCCATGCTGTCATGGGCCCCACACTCGCCATGACTCTG AAACACCTGGAGTCCTACCTGGCCGACTGCTACGACGCCATTGCTGTTTTCCTCTGTATCCACATCGTTCTCCGATTCCACAACATCGCAGCCAAGAGGGATGTCCCTGCCCTGGACAG GTACTGGGAGCAGGTGCTTGCCTTGCTGTGGCCTCGCTTTGAGCTGATCCTGGAGATGAATGTCCAGAGTGTCCGCAGCACCGACCCCCAGCGCCTTGGGGGCCTGGACACTCGGCCCCACTAT ATCACACGCCGCTATGCTGAGTTCTCCTCTGCGCTTGTGAGCATCAACCAGACCATCCCCAATGAGCGCACCCTGCAGCTGCTGGGACAGttacag GTGGAGGTGGAGAATTTTGTCCTTCGAGTGGCTGCGGAATTCTCCTCCAGGAAGGAGCAGCTTGTGTTTCTGATCAACAACTACGACATGATGCTGGGTGTGCTGATG gAGCGGGCAGCTGAGGACAGCAAGGAGGTGGAGAGCTTCCAGCAGCTGCTCAATGCTCGCACACAG GAATTCATTGAAGAGCTGCTGTCTCCCCCCTTTGGGGGTCTGGTGGCATTTGTGAAGGAGGCTGAAGGTTTGATTGAGCGAGGACAGGCCGACCGACTTCGAGGGGAAGAAG CCCGAGTCACTCAGCTGATCCGTGGCTTTGGGAGTTCCTGGAAGGCCTCCGTGGAGTCTCTGAGTCAGGATGTCATGCGGAGTTTCACCAACTTCCGAAATGGAACCAGCATCATCCAG GGGGCGCTGACCCAGCTGATCCAGCTCTACCATCGCTTCCACCGGGTGCTGGCACAGCCGCAGCTCCGGGCGCTGCCGGCCAGGGCGGAGCTCATCAACATTCATCACCTCATGGTGGAGCTCAAGAAACACAAGCCCAACTTCTGA
- the LOC102922255 gene encoding vacuolar protein sorting-associated protein 52 homolog isoform X2, translated as MEQMLGAFQSDLSSISSEIRTLQEQSGAMNIRLRNRQAVRGRLGELVDGLVVPSTLVTAILEAPVTEARILEQLQELDAKAAAVREQEARGTAACADVRGVLDRLRVKGKSPQLHGLFVPHIYAVTKIHEFILQKIYSFRKPMTNYQIPQTALLKYRFFYQFLLGNERATAKEIRDEYVETLSKIYLSYFRSYLGRLMKVQYEEVAEKDDLMGVEDTAKKGFFSKPSLRSRNTIFTLGTRGAVISPTELEAPILVPHTAQRGEQRYPFEALFRSQHYALLDNSCREYLFICEFFVVSGPAAHDLFHAVMGPTLAMTLKHLESYLADCYDAIAVFLCIHIVLRFHNIAAKRDVPALDRYWEQVLALLWPRFELILEMNVQSVRSTDPQRLGGLDTRPHYITRRYAEFSSALVSINQTIPNERTLQLLGQLQVEVENFVLRVAAEFSSRKEQLVFLINNYDMMLGVLMERAAEDSKEVESFQQLLNARTQEFIEELLSPPFGGLVAFVKEAEGLIERGQADRLRGEEARVTQLIRGFGSSWKASVESLSQDVMRSFTNFRNGTSIIQGALTQLIQLYHRFHRVLAQPQLRALPARAELINIHHLMVELKKHKPNF; from the exons ATGGAGCAGATGTTGGGAGCTTTTCAGAGTGACCTCAGCTCCATCAGCTCTGAGATCCGGACCCTGCAGGAGCAGTCAGGAGCCATGAACATCCGACTTCGTAACCGACAGGCAGTTCGGGGGAGACTTGGGGAACTTGTAGATGGCCTAGTGGTGCCCTCCACTCTGGTCAC AGCAATTCTGGAAGCTCCAGTGACAGAGGCCAGGATCctggagcagctgcaggagctggacgCCAAGGCAGCCGCAGTCAGGGagcaggaggccagaggcacAGCTGCCTGTGCAGATGTCAGAGGCGTGCTGGACCGGCTCCGGGTCAAG GGTAAAAGCCCGCAACTTCATGGCCTGTTTGTCCCCCACATCTATGCAGTGACAAAGATCCACGAGTTCATCCTCCAGAAGATTTATTCGTTCAGAAAGCCCATGACCAACTATCAGATCCCCCAGACAGCCCTGCTGAAGTACAG GTTTTTCTATCAGTTCCTGTTGGGCAACGAGCGAGCAACAGCCAAGGAGATCAGGGATGAATACGTGGAGACGCTGAGCAAGATCTACCTGTCTTATTTCCGCTCCTACCTGGGGCGGCTCATGAAAGTGCAG TACGAGGAAGTTGCCGAGAAAGACGATCTAATGGGTGTGGAAGACACAGCAAAGAAAG GATTCTTCTCGAAGCCGTCCCTCCGAAGCAGGAACACCATCTTCACCCTGGGGACCCGGGGTGCTGTCATCTCCCCCACTGAACTCGAGGCCCCCATCCTGGTGCCCCACACTGCCCAGCGTGGAGAGCAGAGG TATCCGTTCGAGGCTCTCTTCCGCAGTCAGCACTACGCCCTCCTCGACAATTCCTGCCGTGAATATCTTTTCATCTGTGAATTCTTTGTTGTATCTGGCCCAGCTGCTCATGACCTGTTCCATGCTGTCATGGGCCCCACACTCGCCATGACTCTG AAACACCTGGAGTCCTACCTGGCCGACTGCTACGACGCCATTGCTGTTTTCCTCTGTATCCACATCGTTCTCCGATTCCACAACATCGCAGCCAAGAGGGATGTCCCTGCCCTGGACAG GTACTGGGAGCAGGTGCTTGCCTTGCTGTGGCCTCGCTTTGAGCTGATCCTGGAGATGAATGTCCAGAGTGTCCGCAGCACCGACCCCCAGCGCCTTGGGGGCCTGGACACTCGGCCCCACTAT ATCACACGCCGCTATGCTGAGTTCTCCTCTGCGCTTGTGAGCATCAACCAGACCATCCCCAATGAGCGCACCCTGCAGCTGCTGGGACAGttacag GTGGAGGTGGAGAATTTTGTCCTTCGAGTGGCTGCGGAATTCTCCTCCAGGAAGGAGCAGCTTGTGTTTCTGATCAACAACTACGACATGATGCTGGGTGTGCTGATG gAGCGGGCAGCTGAGGACAGCAAGGAGGTGGAGAGCTTCCAGCAGCTGCTCAATGCTCGCACACAG GAATTCATTGAAGAGCTGCTGTCTCCCCCCTTTGGGGGTCTGGTGGCATTTGTGAAGGAGGCTGAAGGTTTGATTGAGCGAGGACAGGCCGACCGACTTCGAGGGGAAGAAG CCCGAGTCACTCAGCTGATCCGTGGCTTTGGGAGTTCCTGGAAGGCCTCCGTGGAGTCTCTGAGTCAGGATGTCATGCGGAGTTTCACCAACTTCCGAAATGGAACCAGCATCATCCAG GGGGCGCTGACCCAGCTGATCCAGCTCTACCATCGCTTCCACCGGGTGCTGGCACAGCCGCAGCTCCGGGCGCTGCCGGCCAGGGCGGAGCTCATCAACATTCATCACCTCATGGTGGAGCTCAAGAAACACAAGCCCAACTTCTGA